The following nucleotide sequence is from bacterium.
GGCGAGGGCGGCGGCCGGCGGCGGCACGGCAGGCCGGGGCGCCAGGCGCCCCCGCCAGCGGAGCGCGCTGCGGCGCAGGCGGCCGAGTCCGCGCATCAGGCCTCCCTGACGAAGGGGGCAAAGGGCTCGGGCAGGTTCTCCCCGTGAAAGCGATGGGCCAGGCGCTGCACGATGCGGCGCGCGGCCTGGCCGTCGCCATAGGGATTCACGGCGGCCGCCATCGCGGCGTGGGCGGCCGGATCGTCGAGCAGGCGGCCCAGTTCGCGCACGATGCGCGCGGGGTCGGTGCCCACGAGGCGCACGGTGCCGGCCTCCACGGCCTCGGGCCGCTCGGTGACCTCGCGCATCACGAGCACGGGCACGCCGAGGCTCGGCGCCTCCTCCTGCACGCCGCCGCTGTCGGTAACGATCGCGTAGGAGCGCTTCATCAGGTGCACGAAGGGCGCGTAGTCCAGCGGCTCGCAGAGGACCACGTTCGCGAGCCCGCCGAGGATGCGCGCAGCCGGCTCCTTCACGTTCGGGTTCGGGTGCACCGGGTAGACGAGCAGGCAGTCCGGGTGCGAGGTCGCGATCGCCGCCAGCGCGGCGAAGGCGCGCTCCAGCGGCGCGCCGAAGGACTCGCGGCGGTGCGCGGTCATCAGGAGCAGGCGGCGGCCCGTGAGATCGGGCAGCGCGGGCAGTCCGGGCGGCGCCTCGCGGCGCGCGGCCACCGTGAGCAGGGCGTCGATCACCGTGTTGCCCGTGACGAGGATGTCGTTGCCGTCCACGCCCTCGCTGCGCAGGTTCCAGGCCGCCTTGTGCGTGGGCGCGAAGTGGAGGTCGGTGAGCACGCCGGCGAGATGGCGGTTCTTCTCCTCGGGGAAGGGGCTGTAGCGCTGGCCCGTGCGCAGGCCGGCCTCGACGTGCCCGACGGGGATCTTCAGGTAGTAGGCGGCCAGGGCGCCGATGAAGGTGGTCGTCGTGTCGCCGTGGACGAGCACCATGTCGGGCGCCAGCTCGCCGAAGGCGCGCTCGAGGCCGCGCAGGGCGCGCTCGGTGACGTCGAAGAGGCTCTGGCCGGCCTGCATGATGTCCAGGTCGCGGTCGGGCGCGATGTCGAAGAGGCGGAAGACCTGGTCGAGCAGCTCGCGGTGCTGCGCCGTGGCGACGACGAGGGGCCGCCAGCGGGCCGGCGCGGCCTTCAGCTCGCGGATGACGGGGGCCATCTTGATCGCCTCGGGGCGCGTCCCGACGACGACGGCGATGCTGACGGGGGCCTTGCTCGTGCTCATGCGGGGCTCATCTCCGGGCGAATCTTGACACTTATAGCAGCCCGCGCGGGCCGCTGCCATGAGAATGGCATGAAATCGCTTGGGTGGCGGGCGGCCCTCGTCTAGGCTGCCCGGCGAATCCGGACCGGGAGCGCGGCGTGCAGAATCCGATCCAGCGGGTGAGCCTGATCTACTGGGAGGCCCTGGCCAGCCTGCGCGCCTGGCGGAACTGGTTTCCGCTCTTGCTCTTCTGGGCGGTGCAGGGCCTGCTGCTCTGGCTCCTCACCGCGCTCGTCGCCCGGCCGAGCGGCGCCTGGCTGACGCAACTCCTCGTCGCACAGTTCGGCCCCGAGGCGGCCGAGTACCCGCGCCTCTTCCTCGAGCTGCCCGACCTGCACCGGCGCCTCTACCTGAGCCTCGCCGCCACCCTGGGGATGTATTGCCAGGGCGTGAGTCTGCTGCGGCTGCTGGACTGGCACACGGGCGGCAAGCTCAGGCGCGAGTCGCCCTGGCGGCGGGCCTTCGCGCGCTGGCCGGGGCTCGTGCTCATCAACCTCGCGCTGCTCGCCTGCTTCCTGCTGCCCCTGGCGGCGGTCGAGCGCCTGCTCTTGCCGAGCCTCGGTCCCGGCGGCCCGGCGCGCGTCCTGCTGCTCGGCGCCTACGGGCTGGGCTTCGTCGGCGCGGTCTTCCTGCTCTACGCGCCCTTTCTCCACGTCGCCTTCAGCAGCGGCTGGCGGCGCGCGATCCGTGAGAGCGCCCGCTTCGCCCGGCGGCACCTGGGGGTCACCTTGGTGCTGGTCCTCGTGCCCTTCCTGTTCGCCCTGCCGGTGCACGCGTTGACGCTCCTGCGCCGGGTCATCGTGTTCGGCTTCCGGCCCGAACTGATGCTGCACATCTTGCTCGCGAGCAGCTTCCTCACCCTGCTCGTGCTCTTCATCGAGCTGTCCACGCTCGTGCGCTACTACGCCGAGGAGGAGTTGCGCCGGCCCTACGAGGGCGAATGGGATGACAAGCCGGAGCTCGCGCGCCACTACACCGACAGCGGCTAGCGCAGCAGCACCAGCTTCTGGCTCTCGGCGAGGCCCGCCGCCTCCAGGCGCACGAAGTAGACCCCCGTGCCCGCCGCGCGGCCGGCTTCATCGCGACCGTCCCAGACGACCGCATGCTCGCCCGCCGGGCGCGGCTCGTTCAAGAGCTCCCGCACGAGCCGGCCCGGCACGTCGTAGACCGCCAGGCGCGCCCGCCCCGCCGCCGCCAGCGAGAAGGGCACCGTCACGTTCGGGTTGAAGGGATTCGGGTGCGCCGCCGCGAGCCGCGTCGCGAAGCGCCGGCCGCTCACGGCCAGCGACTCGCTGCGCAGGAGCTGCCAGCTCTCGCCCGGCAGACGGCCGAAGAGCCGGTAGTGCAGCTCACCCGCGGTCGCCAGCGCCGCGGCGTGGTCCTCGGCTTCGTACTGGCCGGGCGCCGTCTGCTGCCAGGCGACCTGCCAGGAGAGGCCGTCCCGCTCGCCTTCGAGGCGGAACTCCGCATCCCCGCCCCCCTCGTAGCGCCAGCGCGCGAGCGCCGCGCCGCCGAGGTCGGCGAGGCTGAAGTCGGAGAGAACCACCGGCATCGCGATGGTGCAAGAGCAGCCGCCGGGCAGGCTGCCCGTGCAGTTGAAGGTGAGATGCCCCGGCTCGCACCAGTACTCGACGTAGTCCGTGCCGACGAGAACGAGATTGCCGCTGTCCAGACTCTCACACACCGTGATGCGGTGGTCCTCTCCGATCCAACTGTCCTGGATCTCGAAGAAGTCGATGGTGCCGAGCAGGGCCATCGGCCCCGGCACCGGCGGGTTGAAGGCCATGGCAATGCCGTGGCCGGCCTCGCCGATCACCAGCGATGTGTTCCAGTGGTAGCTGATGATGCCGCCGTTGCCTGCCGCGGGCAGGTTGCCGATCCTGAACTCGGCGGCCGTGATCGCCGTGAAATACTCGGGCAGGATCGCGAAGACGTAGACCGTGGCGGTCTGGAACTGCTCCTGGTTCAGCTGGCAAAGGATCGCATCCTCTTCGGCGTAGATGCCGAGCATCGGCGTACCGCCGCCCCCACCGGTGCCGGTGCCGTAGCAGCTGATCGAAGGGCAATCCTCCAGGCCCGTCGTGATCAGGGCGGAGTAGACCCCCATCGCACCGGGGTGGAAGCTGGCCCGCGCATTCAAGGTTTCCCCGGGATCGAGCAGGAAGGGGCCGGCACCGAGGGTCAGCGCGAAGTAGTCGCCCGAGATCTGCAGACTGCCGCCCAGGGGCGCGTAGCCGACGTTGGTGATGCTGAAGTCGCGATGAGCCGTGTTGCCGTAGAAGACCGTCCCGAAGTCCAGTGACGTGGCCGAGAGCTCGCAGGAGCCGCTCTCGAAATCCAGGCAATCGCAGAGCCCCGGATCGTTGCAGTTGAGGGTGAAGCGCCCGCCGCCCACGTCCCAGCCCAAGCCGGCGCCGTCGTTCACGCGCAGCTGGTCGCCGTCCAGGGAACGCTGCATGTGCAGGACGATGTCGTGGCCAAGGTCGGTGAAGGGAAGGATCGTCAGCCGCCCCAGTGCGACCCAATCGCCCGGCACCGGCGCGCCGAAGTCGAAACGGATGCCCGAGGCCAAGTTGCCGTCCAGCGGCGGATAGAACCACTCCTCGGTGACTTCGGCTACACCGCTGAGCGCCTCGAGGCCGGCAACGCGGAACTCGGCGCCCGTGATGCCCGGATCCGCGAAGCTGGGCACCCGGGCGATGACGTAGAGGGTGTCGGGAACGCCGACCGGGAAGTCGCCCGCGCAGAGCGTGCCCGCGGCATCGAGAAAGAGACCGAGATGATCGGCGCCGTGCGCGGGGTTGCGCGCAAAACCGCTGAGAGGCACGTCTGCGCAGGCCGCCGCGCCGAGCGCGACCGTGGCCGCATGCGGGCCGTAGCTCGCAGGGTCATAGCGCACCGTGACCTGCCGCCCATGCCCGGGCTGCAGCGTGAAGGCGCCACCCCCGGCCAGCAGGTGGAAGTGCTCACTGTCCAAGGTGACCTCGCCGACCAGCGGGCCGTCGCCCGTGTTGGCGATGTTGAAGCTCGCAGTGGCGTAGCTGCCCAGGAGTCGCTCGCCGAAGTCGAGGCTTTCCGGTTCGAGCACGCAGTTCGGCGCCGGCTCGTGAGCGCGTCCGATCAGCGGCAACTCGGCGCAGTAGGGCAGGCCCGTGGTCAGCACGGCCGCGTGTTGCCCCGCCGCCAGAGGCGTGT
It contains:
- a CDS encoding choice-of-anchor D domain-containing protein gives rise to the protein MTNLRTRALLALAILIIAAGAAQAQSCTVDFETLNFGAVLLGEQRLRVLKVTNTGTASLPLDLPAQPCASVPAFTVITSGHFDVAPGASRTIQIRFAPTEAGGHECLLDLGTNDCPPVTLTGWGQAYSEPQGNHIGLYLDPEAQICQGPLDGANLTVQVRVLAVLPEFTGAGITACEFRLANLPPNGLPPAGHWTATWTTSLVIGEPETGIALAWSEPQPGPIVELGYLVFSSFQQANWIGPDHTVSVAASLQSDGLVVVDDNYIELAVAGGGFTFNCSDPPSCSCFAPLEPLCTLQPASLNFGVVSVGSTSLQYFTIRNQGEGILSGHVSESCAEFSIIAGAGPFSLATGAGHTVYVRFAPESSGPKTCVIDLGTTDCPEMNCTGTGYAGEPICELTPSSLVFSDLPVGAAEVRSFVIRNAGVGLLTGTVSEDCPDFALIAGGGPFSLAANMSRTVTVRFAPSAPGAQTCAIELGSDDCADYPCSGNAHEPVPDCALSVELLDFGDVALGSSVLRSAAVENTGDLALSGVIALADPNFSLVAGGGAFTVAPAAVHNFTVRYTPLAAGQHAAVLTTGLPYCAELPLIGRAHEPAPNCVLEPESLDFGERLLGSYATASFNIANTGDGPLVGEVTLDSEHFHLLAGGGAFTLQPGHGRQVTVRYDPASYGPHAATVALGAAACADVPLSGFARNPAHGADHLGLFLDAAGTLCAGDFPVGVPDTLYVIARVPSFADPGITGAEFRVAGLEALSGVAEVTEEWFYPPLDGNLASGIRFDFGAPVPGDWVALGRLTILPFTDLGHDIVLHMQRSLDGDQLRVNDGAGLGWDVGGGRFTLNCNDPGLCDCLDFESGSCELSATSLDFGTVFYGNTAHRDFSITNVGYAPLGGSLQISGDYFALTLGAGPFLLDPGETLNARASFHPGAMGVYSALITTGLEDCPSISCYGTGTGGGGGTPMLGIYAEEDAILCQLNQEQFQTATVYVFAILPEYFTAITAAEFRIGNLPAAGNGGIISYHWNTSLVIGEAGHGIAMAFNPPVPGPMALLGTIDFFEIQDSWIGEDHRITVCESLDSGNLVLVGTDYVEYWCEPGHLTFNCTGSLPGGCSCTIAMPVVLSDFSLADLGGAALARWRYEGGGDAEFRLEGERDGLSWQVAWQQTAPGQYEAEDHAAALATAGELHYRLFGRLPGESWQLLRSESLAVSGRRFATRLAAAHPNPFNPNVTVPFSLAAAGRARLAVYDVPGRLVRELLNEPRPAGEHAVVWDGRDEAGRAAGTGVYFVRLEAAGLAESQKLVLLR
- a CDS encoding UDP-N-acetylglucosamine 2-epimerase (non-hydrolyzing) yields the protein MSTSKAPVSIAVVVGTRPEAIKMAPVIRELKAAPARWRPLVVATAQHRELLDQVFRLFDIAPDRDLDIMQAGQSLFDVTERALRGLERAFGELAPDMVLVHGDTTTTFIGALAAYYLKIPVGHVEAGLRTGQRYSPFPEEKNRHLAGVLTDLHFAPTHKAAWNLRSEGVDGNDILVTGNTVIDALLTVAARREAPPGLPALPDLTGRRLLLMTAHRRESFGAPLERAFAALAAIATSHPDCLLVYPVHPNPNVKEPAARILGGLANVVLCEPLDYAPFVHLMKRSYAIVTDSGGVQEEAPSLGVPVLVMREVTERPEAVEAGTVRLVGTDPARIVRELGRLLDDPAAHAAMAAAVNPYGDGQAARRIVQRLAHRFHGENLPEPFAPFVREA